DNA sequence from the Candidatus Saccharibacteria bacterium oral taxon 488 genome:
TTTGGCGCGGGTTTTTGGCCCAATGCCAGGAATTTCCTCCAGCTGGTTTTTCGTTTGCTGCTGACGTTTGAGCGCGGTGTGATAGCTTACGGCAAAGCGATGTGACTCGTCGCGGATGCGCTGGAACAGTTTGACGATGTCGGTTGTCGCAAGGGTATTCTCGTCCGCCGTCGGACGTTCGTTGCGAGTTTGCTCCATGCTAGCTCGTAAGTTTTTTGAATGCGAACTGGCGTTGCGCCGACTCGGATGTAAATTCACTATATAAACATCGCCGTCTTCATGGATGGCAATATCTACCCGCAACTGCAGCCGAACCTGCTCAATGAACGCTATGTCAATTTGCGAACCAGTCTTATGCACCAATAATTCTTCCTCGCGCTTGGCGATGCTGACAATCGGCACGGTGACGCCACGCTCATCACGCGCTCTAATGGCTGCCGCTAGTTGACCTTTGCCGCCGTCAATCAGTAGCAGATCAGGACGACCCCAACTTTTCAGATGACGCTCACTCAGCCGGCGAAAAATCGTCTGATAGATATTGCCGGTGTCATCATTTTTCTCACTGACTTTGAACTTGCGGTACTCCGCCCGGTCGCTCACGCCATTGGTAAATACCACCATGCTGGAGACAACTTGCCGGCCGCTCATGTGTGAAATGTCATAGCCCTCGATGCGCACTGGGATATCTTTTAGACCCAACAATTTCGCCAAATCAGCCAGCGCCTTGTCTTTAGAAATATCCAAGAATTCTTTGTCGCCAAAACAAACCCGCCGCTGTAACTCCCGCATGGCGCTGAGCTTATTGCGAAGATCAGCCGCCCGCTCAAAATCATGCAGTCCAGCCGCCGTTTTCATGTCGCGTTCCAGCTCGGCAGCGATGGCTTTACGATTGCCCTTGATGTAGCTGATGAGTTTGCGTAAATTAGCTTTATAGGCAGCTGATCCATCACTCAGCCGCGGGCTCAAGCCCAAATCTTCATCCAACTTCGACTGCCCTGGTCGCCTCTGCCTGGTCAAATACGGAAACACTCGCCGCAAATATCGCAGGGCTTTTTTCAAGGCAAAGCCATTATAAAACGGGCCAACATATTCTGCGCCGTCATCGGCTGGATTGCGCGTAAAACTGACGGTCGGCCACTCACTTTTCATGTCGATTCGCACATACATCTGCGATTTATCGTCGCGCAGCAGTACGTTGTAGCGCGGCATATAACGCTTGACCATCTCGCTTTCCAGAAACAAAGCATCAACCTCGCTCTCGGTCTCAATCCAATCAGTATCAGCAATTTCCGCCACCAGCGCCATGGTTTTATTGTCCCGACCGCGCGAATCCTGAAAATACTGACGCACGCGGTTTTTCAGCACCGCCGCCTTGCCCACATAAATAATCTCGCCGCTGGCTGACTTATGAAAATAGACA
Encoded proteins:
- a CDS encoding GIY-YIG nuclease family protein produces the protein MNQRLQQKLKTLPCTPGVYFHKSASGEIIYVGKAAVLKNRVRQYFQDSRGRDNKTMALVAEIADTDWIETESEVDALFLESEMVKRYMPRYNVLLRDDKSQMYVRIDMKSEWPTVSFTRNPADDGAEYVGPFYNGFALKKALRYLRRVFPYLTRQRRPGQSKLDEDLGLSPRLSDGSAAYKANLRKLISYIKGNRKAIAAELERDMKTAAGLHDFERAADLRNKLSAMRELQRRVCFGDKEFLDISKDKALADLAKLLGLKDIPVRIEGYDISHMSGRQVVSSMVVFTNGVSDRAEYRKFKVSEKNDDTGNIYQTIFRRLSERHLKSWGRPDLLLIDGGKGQLAAAIRARDERGVTVPIVSIAKREEELLVHKTGSQIDIAFIEQVRLQLRVDIAIHEDGDVYIVNLHPSRRNASSHSKNLRASMEQTRNERPTADENTLATTDIVKLFQRIRDESHRFAVSYHTALKRQQQTKNQLEEIPGIGPKTRAKLLKKFGSISRIRNASLTDLEKIVDKELAKKIMLMLSS